In the genome of Impatiens glandulifera chromosome 6, dImpGla2.1, whole genome shotgun sequence, the window attaaatgtttaattagttaaaaaaaaaaaatccttgcATGCCATTTTCTTTTACCACTCTTTGGAAAATTCAATTAAAGGAAACAATTGATGTTAatgaaaagtttatttattaaaaagaatagCATTTGTAAATCTAAAATGTCACATGTGAATATGTGATTGCTATATATGTTTTAACTCCTacaatgatataaataataactatggATCTTAATTAAATGTTCCCTTTTTTAATTGAGGTAcaaagtataaattaaatatgttatcaTTCCTAACTAGTGACAATGCTTTTTGGGGCTTCCTTTTACTTAAAGTTGTGTTGATAATAAACATGATAGGAGTACACTAAGAGGACGGTggtatattctaattaattaagtgatttgCATAAATGGGTGAGTTTTGTACAAAATTTAGTTATCGAAATCGACAAAGTCTAgataaaatgacttaaattaaagcAATGGGTCATGATTATTTTTTCGATCTATCTTTATTGTTGATGTTTAATTATTGAGTTTCTTGTACTATAGTTTCCATTCAAAATTTAGGATAACTTTTGTGACAacttataatgattttttttatattttttttgagatgGTCTTTAGGGTGGTATGTTTTTTTATGATGATGATAAATTGATAGATATATATGAGTAAGTAATAGAAGGCAGGGCAGGGTAGGGCAGGGCAGAAATGTCATTGTTTGCAGTGATGATTTAATATTGGGCTGCCCGGGCCACCGCCTAACCCCACCACCTCTACTTGACATAAGTTTCTGTCCCTCTTTAGCAGCAGTACTAACAGCCACTGCTTCCTCTCTATCTTTTACTcagaaatatcccaaaattatCTGttaatttactatatatatatttatttatttatttaaatatttaaatatatcattctCATAACCTTTCAAGTTAGCTAAGTGATAAAATTcggattaaaagattaaaagtaTACGGGTTCGATCAAATCTGAAAGTGCTTTGAGTTTAAACGGAGGTCATGGTTCTAGGGTGTCATACTAGTTCTCTTTTGTAGTAAAAATTGTTCTTAAGAAACTAAATGTCACGAGTTTGATTCTCTTTTTGAATGCCTTAAATTAAGCTAAAGTTGAGTTGTGTGAACCATTAAGTTGGAAAGGAGGTAATGTGCAAAATTGTGATAGTTTCTAAccttaacaaatattataaaaaaaaataattgatcaattataaataacttaatttgtgATTTAGTTAGAGTTTTTAATCTAtgatttaactattttattaaaatctttagaatttaataatctaaattataaagaaaaagttAAGAGGAGAGGTATTTTAGtgatagttaaaaaatatataatagaagtttatttaaaaaaaaaaactaaaaagaaccagatcaaacaagctcttaatgaGTTATGATTATAACATtgagatattttattaaatatctatattgagttatcttattaataactattttattattaattaatgctATATGAGTTAGGATTTATTTCATCCACatatttattcttttctttGGTATCCCTTATCCATTCACACAACAGTTTCACATAcaaataccattttttttattcattaaattaatattatattattatattcaattttctatactataaaagatatttaataccaatagttatttaaaaacaagTTGAAATGACAAAGATTATTAAGACAATTGGactaaaatgaaatataacttATTACTTGAATCTTGTCTATAAATTAAAGACTTAAATTTAGATTTAAGGTAGGAGACTATCATTGTggatttatgttatttttcttaaatctattttagattaaatattgttttttttataaaaaataaattcaattataactatagatagggtttttaaaTATGCTCAATATTCACATGTAAATACTATGTGTCTCTATCAATCTAGTGGTATATGTTTGTCTGTCTAGTTCCACACCCACATATATGTATCCATTAATACCAGCCAGAGTACACTTTCTTTATTatccatatttttatttttatttttaatttaaataattttatataaattaaataaaatcttaattatgGGTGcataaaaattttgaatcatCTTTTAAGTTttgtgattttaatattttagtcaGGATGCTAATGTGATCACAAAATTGGAGATATTTAGAATGTTAggtttcttgaattttttttatacaaaatccTAACCAAATCACCtatgattttatttaactattcaATTTCtaaatctattaattatattatttaaatatttttattttatttttaatagatttaaattttaaatattaaaatatataataataatttatattttcactaagcaaattttttttaaatcaataaaaaaaaaacggaGCTGATTTGATCTTgggttttttcttcaaaaacatgtttgattaaaaatttaaaaaattcatttttttttattgattagaaaccaaaataattttttaaataaaggatattttttatattttaataaataaaaaaaatgattagatGGTTagatttttgataataaaaaattttaaaaacctaaaaaacacaaaaatcaaacaagttcttgGTGATGAGAAGATGACGTGGCGTGTAACCCTAATTTTAGGTACGCACGCTTTTGCTGACGTGTATAGATCGGGGCTCCAATAAAAACCAGCAAGTTGTCACTTGAATTTCCACGTAGgcaaatcattttatttttgtataaaacaaTGCTAGTTTTAgtccaataaaaaataatcaattttactTATTGAAAAGATTATATCGtgacaacatttttaataaatatatattttgttaaaattttaaattaattaattttataaatttcatgaataaaattagaatgctaattataaaattaaataaaatttacattaaattcaaACGTAAATTacatgataaaaaatatatatttaaattaataaaattaaaaatgccatacaaatttagtattaaacagcaaatatcttaattattttaacaaacaattactcttaataaaaaaatattaatataaatgaagagacaaataatataatcgttgataagtatatttaataatttaaccataTAAAATCCTTCATTATCATTTAGTATATTCAAGTCCATGGCCTATTTCGGTTTCACTCAAAACTTCATTCTTGTCGTGCTTTTGTTATTTTGAATTCGGTAATAGGTATTTTGGGAAATAATCATATGCGATCAACTCTAGTACAAGTAAGAGACAATAAAactttttaaagaaaatgtgtcaaacacATTACTCAGATTAACCTCTTATTTGGTGATTTCGTTTCtttgtatatttgtttttaacattatatttatatatatttaatttctaatttaaagATAAGAATACCTAACATTTCTAaaccaaaatcataataatctaattatctttttttttaatataaatatgtaaagaCGTGTTTGCCTTTGCTTTCTGGTATTTGATAGATATAATTTAACATATGTTTAAGTGTCGATATCTATCAATAAAAAGTCTAATTTTTGCCAATCCACATGGACCTAAAAAAACTTAGGCATGAACTTACATATTATAAgcatatgaaaaattaatgttatattgaTCATGTTAGTTATTCATATACATAAGTAGTAATTTTTTAGATAACTAAGCATGTGCATGGTTTGGTTATGAAGCTCTAAGATTCTTGTTTCAATTCAATTATTTGGACACACAAAAATGTTATGAGGTCTACATCTTCTTTTTGCATCAAAcctaatttttaacattttcctTTCTAGTTAGCATTTACTTAAATTGAGAAgattatatatctataaattgattttaagaatataaccaaaaaaaaaagttagacaATGATTCagaagataaattataaaatagtggTAGATTCATTCTTTGTCAAGTTAAGAATAAGTAACCATCATAAATAGACAAtccattaaaaattatttaaaacccTGATTTATTCTTAGCATAACTCCGACCCGTAATCTCTTTTAAATCAAAAACGGTTTTAAGGAATAATcgaacataaaattattttagataaaacttTTATCATTTCAACTATCAAAGTTGTTAAAAACAATTTACAATTAAGTTACAATCAATGATATCTTATAAGTAGATATAGAattataaagatataataaattaacccTAGATTAAATCAAATTACCGTTTTTAGAATGATAATTTGAAACCGTACAACGGACCGAATTGTCCCGTTTGTGGGTTTTATTTCAGTTTGATAGGTAGTTGATCGGTGATGATATTTGTATCCCTCGCCAAAATCTTATCTTAATTTTGTcgaacactataaatataattaaatatataaaattattaatatatttatttattcattatattttaaaagagttttaagtttatttttttataataatataaatttctaatatactaagatatatttatattaaaaatcaatttatataattttaatatacatttctctttttaaaaaatatggtaGGAATTACCTAAAACAGAACGGTACAAATATAGTGGTAAAgaaaattctcaaaataaaacGGGACGAAAATGATAAAGTCATTACGCCTCCAACCTCCTCATTGTCATACTCATCCCTATCCTTTTATCCTCTcctatataaactaataaatcatattctctattaataacattttttaacctcttctttattaaaaaattaattctacctaaattattaaaatattaacaaaattatttattttatatcattaatgtattacttttattacatgaaaataataattctaaatattattggtatgttaatattaattttacaaaattaataccAATATATATCAAATAGTCACTCCTTAATATCCAAATATTTTCCAACATTTTTCATTATTACTcttaatttgtataataaaaattaaattcaatatatatatatatatatatttatatatatatatattaaaatatatgtttcttATGAATGataattctattatttaaaaaaaggacatgactatatatatagcatgttaatatttatttattaaagtggttgattttattttattaaaacaaaaatccaGTTTGTtccctttttatatttatagtatGTTAATACTTCTTTTTTATGTTTCGTTTTATTGtccttaatataatattttgcttcagtttgaaataataaatgtgaGTCTAgcagaaaaaataataactgtaattcaaattattgttgtagaattgaaattaaatgaaTCCAAATATAggctaattattttatttacttccATTTAAATGATGTATAAACTAgatgataatataaaataggTCATTTTGATGTGAGATTTACCTTTGCCAATATATATTACCATATTCAAATGAAAGGAATGAGATAATTATGTTATGTTTGgataaattttaattccaattctaaaaaaaaataaaattttaaattacatttattattattttgctataataaactttatttcaaattaaaggaAGACAAATAcctttttgaattatattaataagtattaatatgcaaaaaaataaacataaaaatagaatataaactaattggatttctgtaataataaaatttaactaataaGACTGGTAATAATTATGTATTTGAAAAAAGTGTTCACATTAAAGATGTgaaataaatttagattttttttttgaaattttcaaagtaaaaatattgaaaatttaaaacataaaatattaaataattaaaatattaaaaagtgaaaataaaattaattggtaCAAGTTCCAACACAAATGTAAAGAATTCCTAACATGAAGGagtgtatataataaattaataggggatattattgtaattaaattCTAGCATTAATATCTAATTAAGACCTTAGTTTCATATGTTCcctcttactttattttttattttacaaataaaagaactttttcaaaaacaactaatatttatataaaaggtGATTTAGTTGAAATATTTTACCATATtatcactaaaaaaaaatgCCATATTTTGAAACACTTAAATTGGAATAAAGcttaatttgaaaaatgttaTGCTAAATTTCCCCCTTTTTCAAATCAACCTAACTGTGAGTTTGAAATAGggcattataatatatatatatatatatatatatatatatatatatatatatataatttgagtaACTTGagtaagaataaaatattaatattattattgagtttttatatttaatattaaaaaaaaagaaaccaTTCATATCTCTTCTCTGTATTAATACAGTGAAATGAAAACACCAAACTCCAAACTTAAATTAAACAAGAGTGCTCTTCACGAGAGTATCTCAAAACCACccaaaaaaaatgtgtaattccGTCGCCGTAATTCCTTCCTCCGACCAAAAACATCCTCCGCCGTCACAAATCCACCACCAAAAACCCGATCTCGAAAAACATTCCGGCGAAGAAACCGTCACCTCCGTTGCCGAAATAACCTGCGAAGCCACCCATCTCTTCAACCTTGCTTTCCCAATAGCTCTTACAGCTCTAATTGTCTACTTTCGTTCTATAATCTCAATGATTTTCCTCGGCCAGCTCGGAAATTCCGAGTTGGCCGCGGGTTCATTGGCGATCGCTTTTGCCAATATAACCGGTTACTCTGTTCTCTCCGGCTTAGCTTTAGGTATGGAACCACTTTGTTCACAAGCATTCGGTGCTCGCCGACCAAAACTTTTATCTTTAACCCTTCATCGGTCTATCATCTTTTTACTTATCTCCGGCGTACCTATTTCCTTTCTATGGCTTAACCTATCTCAAATTTTAACTTACCTTCGTCAAGACATGACCATAATCAGTTTATCACAAACCTATCTTGTTTTTACCTTACCAGATTTATTCACAAATTCACTAATCCATCCAATCCGAATTTACCTTCGTGCACAAGGAATAACCCATCCATTAACTCTAGCATCAGTCGCCGGAGCAATAATCCATTACCCATTAAACTACGTTTTCGTCACCCGTTTCCGGTGGGGGGTCGCCGGAGTAGCTGTCGCTTCATCAACATCAAACGTAACCATGTTGATTGTTCTAATTTCATACATTTGGATATCGGGTATACATCTCCCAACATGGAGTCCCCCGACCCGTGAATGTTTAACCGGGTGGAAACCCTTGATTCGTTTAGCCGCTCCGAGTTGTATTTCGGTTTGTCTCGAGTGGTGGTGGTACGAGATCATGATCATTCTCTGCGGTATTTTTGTCGACCCGAAAGCCAGCGTGGCATCTATGGGGATTTTGATACAAACGACGTCGTTTCTTTACATATTCCCATCTTCACTCGGGTTCGCGGTATCGACACGGGTCGGGAATGAACTTGGTGCGAACCGGCCGGGGAAAGCTAGGGGGTCGGCTAGGATTTCAATATGTTTGGCTTTGGCGATGGGTGCGTTTGCGATGGCGTTTGCGGTTGGGATGAGGAATATATGGGCTAAGATGTTTACTAATGATTTGGAGATTTTGCGTTTGACGTCGGCTGCGTTACCGATTATTGGGGTTTGTGAGTTGGGTAATTGTCCACAGACGGTTGGGTGCGGTGTGGTTCGAGGGATGGCTCGACCGACGACCGCGGCTAGAGTGAATTTGGGTGCGTTTTATTTGGTGGGTATGCCGGTTGCGATTTGGATTGGGTTTGGGCTTAAAGTAGGGTTTTGTGGGCTATGGATTGGGCTTTTAGCAGCCCAGATTTGTTGTGCTGTTTTGATGTTGTGTGTGGTTGGGTATACTGATTGGGATGTTGAAGCTGAGAGAGCACAGAAATTGACGTTTATGATTGGTCCACATGATCTCATCAATCAAAAGGAACCGTTGATTGATTCGGTTTCATCATGATTCATGATCATGACTCTCACAGGAACCCACCACCACCAGTCAGTCAGTCAGTCATCCTATTGTTATTgtgatcttatttttttttgtggttGATTAATATGAATTGTAAATTACTTTCTCGTTTCACGTTTTCGTTTAGTTAAAGTGATAAAAGTGATTTCTAAGAGATAACGAGATACAAAATCGATGGACAATAGAAATTtcttgatgaaagaaaaaagGAGGTGATATGGATAGGGAGGAAATCTGAATGGGGTGGTGGGGATGAGATagagaaagaaaacaaataaccAACCAACAACCACAGAGAAAGAACAGTGCCATGGGAATATGAAACAAAACAAGGGCTTGTCTGCTTTTTATGTGGCATTTCATTTCATGCATGCACAAATCAGAATCCTTCACTTTCTCCATCCACACACttctatttatcatttttttttatcttctcaattttaactttaaatttacCAATTCTTAAGacataatcatttttaaataatattaaaagttattaatgaaTATAACTAGTGATCATTTTAATATCATAGTTTATAACTGTTAGGAGAAGGGTTTTTGAAAgaaattggattatttaaaaaataatgatggttgGTAATTTTAAGGAGGCTGAAATATTTTTAgggaaatatattttaatattttaattaatgaattaagtgatataatggAAAATAGAGAAATCGAAAAATATCTTTTGAATTTGGATTACTCatataacccaaatcaaatacacccttattttgttttgatctgattaaaatatttgtatttaaatggATTATGAGATGagtttttatctttttgttttaatcttattataatataagaaatttgcataattttaaaattatatccACTCTaacttaaacaatttttaacgAAAATGAATTTTTGGTATCATAACAGCGATTCTCGTCACACTTAGTTTTactttcttaaaaataataaaaaataatttttttattttatttaatagaatgtttaaatattagttcaaatttacctttttttttaattattttaaattaaaagtattttttaaataaataatcatatatatatatataaaaataaataaaaaattatattacaaaGTTACCGAAAACAGTTAAATCATTTAAAGACAAGTAACCCTatccaaaaaataaatgattgaatTTTTAGACAACCCAAAAATACTAGGGTATCTTTACAGTAgtaagcttgtttgatattggtcATTTCAGAATTTTagtaagtttttattaaaaatcattttgataACAGGTTATTCAAGGTTtcgataaaaataaagtaaaaaaatatttataaaagtaatataataatatgttaattattgaaaatatattcaattaaattgatAAGCTTTAagtaaaaattctaaaaaaattcacatcaaacaagtccttaatAACTCGATTTTTCGTGATTTCAAAGATTATAATATATCCCAATCAGAACAAGGCAGAATTGTTGCAGCTCTGAAATCTATCAATCTTGTTATTACGAATCTGccatttctctttatttaatatttctgtCAAATTTAGGCACTTCAGGAAAGGCAGGATGTTTTTGTCGATATgcatgaagaagaaaaaaaaatgggatttttaagaaaaaaattattattttaaaaaaaaaattataattttttttttggcctGAGACCCCAACACAGCATCAAATCCATCACCAGTTTCTGCCAAAACTTTtgtttgttttcatattttttttttataaatgggGACACTTATTTTTTACCTTCATTTAATTCCTTTACCTAATTAATTACTGTTTACTACTTTATCTTTATCAATCActaattaattgtttcattatctatatttttctttaactatGTAGTAGGCCTCCCCtcctttctaaaaaaaacaaaagaatcaTCATAACTGTTTTActttacttttttataaaatataaattttaaacttatttcaAACACAATGGTCCAAGAAAAATCAATCATCTCATCTCGTAAGATTCTCGTAAGATTTTACCGTGAATTAAGAATGGACCCGTAATCTAGAACGATCACGTTAATGATATTAGATCTTATCGTCGGTGGACTTTATTGAAATGTTTGTACTCACTATGAGTGTGATTCTATGCAATGTAAAGAGGGGCATGATTTCATTATGTCACCAAAGTTAccaacattataaataaatcaaagataTGAGGATGAAgaactttatattatataattgtcTTTGATTTTGAAAGAGGATGTGATTGTTGAGGGGTCAGTCTAAAAAGATAAAAGtagaaaaattattcaaaatcttcACCCACTTACTTAGTACCAATTGATAATGACTGTTAATTAGataagaaaaaaacttttgtcTTCCATTAGTTTGACCTAGCTAGCTAATTAGGGGCCAAGATTGAATGTCTATAATATGGCTTTGATaaaagacattattttgttgtttttctGGACTTATTGGAAATTCATACAATAGAAATACTTAATTGAGCCAACTTGAGAGATATATGTTTTTAGaatgaaatcaaatttaaaatatttgatctaTTATCAAATATTCTAGGGAAATGTTTAAATTGACCCAATTAATTAGGTGTTAGAATTagattataaaatgaaaaaaaaatgagatgatttcaagattgtttgattaaatatatatgtaatgaactaattatacaataaataaattaaattgggagttactttttaatattaaatccaATTTTTTAAGGAATTTACAAGTGATTAATGCATCTATGAATCTAACAGGGAGTTCGGATAGAGGTAGTAAAATGcagttaattaattttgtgtGTTGGAAATATAGACTATAATTGATTATGTCATTATTAATTagaatgaaattatattattattttttttaaaattaaaaaaaaaattagcaatatttcacactaataaatttttaaattttgatttgaggtgagaatcaaaatttgaaaatttattaaccAATACTTCTTTTACTTAAACCATTATAatgataatgaaaaatatatattaagttgtGTTGCCACCAAAATTAGGttaatgtgtatttttttttttttgaaatttaggaGGTTAGATTTGTTTAATAGACCTTTAGTCTCTTGCacttttgattaaaaaataatatatttttagaattagaaattagaattagttctaattctaattctacaattcaattttaatttatatattttaaaaagaatataataaaaacaattttaatatatattatatattattaaaagattGGTGTGACACAACTAAGTATGATAACTCAACTTTCAATAGTTTTATCTAGGGTTCGAttctaaataagaaaaaaatttaattcaataaattaactttctaaattaaaaaaatatttattcgacatattaaattcataaattaaaaaaacaaaatattggttcgacatttaatttcttaaattaaaaatatatgtatatcagttcaaaatgttaacttactagattaaaaagaaaaaaaagacattGGTTCGACGTTTTGAtatcctaaattcaaaaaaaaaaaattatcgattAAATCGTgttgtaaatgataaaataaaaaaatattttgtttaaaaaatataaaaataaataaatattagaattaaaattcaagctaaaaataattaactgataattataaaattatattaatttaaatttcattataattataattctaattcaTAATCTTACAAAATATCATTCTATTCAAAATGTACAAATGCACATTTTATGTAATGTATAGTCATAAGCCCACAACAAAATCAAGTCAGTtccaattaatatatataaatattttgtaaattggGCATATGAATATTGAATAATAGCATACCTAACTTAACATGCTTCATAAACAAtagaatatataaattgaaattggTTTTGTTTTCTTGTATTGAtattttcactattttaatatatttttaactaatgcAATTATATGAACTATGAAAATGGTATTAATTATCAGCCAAAGGATTTCAAACTTTATAATATTGTTACATCATTTGAGTAACCTATTTTTACATATACCCTTGCATGGGACT includes:
- the LOC124943144 gene encoding protein DETOXIFICATION 51-like translates to MCNSVAVIPSSDQKHPPPSQIHHQKPDLEKHSGEETVTSVAEITCEATHLFNLAFPIALTALIVYFRSIISMIFLGQLGNSELAAGSLAIAFANITGYSVLSGLALGMEPLCSQAFGARRPKLLSLTLHRSIIFLLISGVPISFLWLNLSQILTYLRQDMTIISLSQTYLVFTLPDLFTNSLIHPIRIYLRAQGITHPLTLASVAGAIIHYPLNYVFVTRFRWGVAGVAVASSTSNVTMLIVLISYIWISGIHLPTWSPPTRECLTGWKPLIRLAAPSCISVCLEWWWYEIMIILCGIFVDPKASVASMGILIQTTSFLYIFPSSLGFAVSTRVGNELGANRPGKARGSARISICLALAMGAFAMAFAVGMRNIWAKMFTNDLEILRLTSAALPIIGVCELGNCPQTVGCGVVRGMARPTTAARVNLGAFYLVGMPVAIWIGFGLKVGFCGLWIGLLAAQICCAVLMLCVVGYTDWDVEAERAQKLTFMIGPHDLINQKEPLIDSVSS